The genome window gttaaattatacaattggtccttatattttttttgttttgagcaatttaattttttccttttacgttaaaagagatggagaagggaagaaaatagagagagaagcagaagagaatgaaaaaaaaagaaaaaaaagttaaaagttaaattgctcaaaacgaagaAATATGGAGACcgattgtataatttaacctaaaatttttgttcgaaatgatgatttaatgtgccacgtcagcttaccattacaaCATTAATGGTAATTAACGGCTCAATGACTACAATGTTAAAACACgttaatgtaagtgactaaaacgtaacatttcaaacataagtaactaaaatgtaatctaagagaaataaaagtgactatttttatagttcacccatatatatattattagagAATGATATTTTCAGATTCATGTCTATGTATGCATCGAACACGTGCATCGATGCTTATTATTAAGgcttaaatgtaaaaattagtcttcaaattatcaattttgtttcattttatctcaaaatatagttttaataaaaagaatgtGACACATGATATGGTTTTATTggatgtcatatatatatatatattataaaatgagaCCACATTAGTAACataaatattacttttaactaaaaactttaaaatcatttagGGCCTAATTTTAAAGTTACTTAGATGTTTCAATATCACAAAGTTATTGACACTAATACCACAAAAGAGCATAATCTTTTACTAAATATCCATTTCTATGGGTCTATTACTTGGATTTGGACTAGAAGGATTGAATATATGGTTGGTAGGTTTTGACTTTGGTTTAATCGGTTAATTCAATTGgttattaattttagaatttttaaaccAATTGACCGAAAAAGccgtttatattaattttaaattatttaaaagatatttatattttattatataataaatatataactatATAACACAACCCAATAACTCAAGTTCAATTAACCGACAAAACCCATTCAAATCGACCATGTCACAATCTCGATTTGGTTAGTTTTTTCAACTAAAGTTGATCATATTAGTTTTCTCATGTTAAAGTtgattaaatagattaaaaaaaaaaccgacTGAACCGACCGATTAAACCAATTGTCCGTTATAGAACTGAGATAAAGTTTGAGTGAAGTATATTTACTAGGATTTTGGGATGTTAGTGTTGCCGTCTGCGAGAAATCACAGTTCCACGGATTCTTGGCGGAATTTTGGTAGTAAAGGTTCATGGCATAAGCAGCGTGAGATGCTACGGTGTTCGGTTCAAAACAGGCACCTCCCGGTTGGATCGGACTGCAATCGATGCCTTGGCCACATGCATAGTCTAGACTCGATTGCAATTGAGCATCAGAAATACCGGCCTTTGGTACACACCAACCAGTTGCAGTCGGTTTTGGTTGAGGAGTCACCGGAGTTTTCGGAGTCGGTGGAGTCTAGaacataaaaaaggaaaaattgattattataaCTTTTTCTTCGGttcaaatgaataaattaattcacttacCTGACTACTCTTTGAAATGCCAACATCATATGTCATGGAAAGGTCCGACTTGTAAAGTCCAAATGCCCGTTCAGAACCGGGACCGGGTTTCAAGTCCTCATCATAGAGTGCAAAGAGGTAAGTATCCACAGATTTCCCGGGCATCAACGGTGTCCCGACCATCGATTTCAAATGAGCAATCAAGTTCCCATTATAGGCTTTTGCATTCTCAATGCTAGGTCCGACCTCATTACTATCGCCGCTATATGGCCATCCCGTTTCGGCAACCATAATCTCGACATCCTTGAACCCCATAGCACTCAAAGCAGAATGCACTGAATCAACCTGCACAACCATTAGGACCAACTATCAACATTTAAATCTCGTAATAAAGTACTGCATTataaacttcttttttttaccTTGTTAAAAGTAATATGGAAACTCTTATATTAGAAACTAGATTACGTTTTGTCCACTCTATTAATAAAAAGACAAATTAGCCCTTGTACGttagaacaaaaataatttaatcttttctattaaaatttttatcaatttgtactgttaaaaactagtgtGATTAACGGAATAATCAAGTAGCGATATATGACGAGCCATGTGGCATgatatacaaaaattaatttgtaacggtagaaataaaatgaatttttaacaaagtgaccaatttattttttgatctaatatataaaaGCTAATTTACccgtattttaaataaaaagaacaaaatataattcaagAAATAGGTTAGATTTACTTGAAAGCCATCTATATACTTGCAACAGTTAACAAAACAATTGAGGGGCTAATCTAGAATTATTGGAATGGCCAGCCTGTTACCAAGCACAGTAAGTCACCCATCAACCACGCTTATTAGTGCCTccaattatttcatgaaaaaagcCAAAGATGCATTTAATGTGATTAGGATTTAGTAGGGAGACATTAGCTCAGTTGAAAGATTTGtttatccaaaattttactttttatttaaaaataattaaattttattatgtaaaaataatattttattttttatttacttgaaaaattaattttagaaatatttatttaaaaattgaaactttaTTGGATAATGTttaaaagtataatattaattttattaaaataaatccaaaacttcaaaattaatattaaaaaataaaaatagaaccGAGTCAACTGAGGCATAGAGTTGACTATTTCTCATACTAAAGCTATAGAATGACATGGTTTTGTGTGTATATGCACATTGTTTTCCTTTTcagttattttaatatctaccatttgagaaattattttataaatttttcctGCCTtcatttctaatattttaataatttgttttatgtcattaacatataattttaataattatttatcatgaatCATGAAAACTCTAGACACAAAACGCCAAACTCAAACCTGAATCTTAAACCTAAATCTAAACCTTGAACTTTGATTTGGAGTTTAAAATTAGAGTTTAGAATTTATTATTTGGGGTTCAAAATTCTGAATTTAAggtagaaaaatattaaaattaagaatcaataactaaaatatcattaaataattttaaaaatcatgaatAATATGGTAAAAAggtaatttatcttttaaaagtgattaattCCATAGAATATAATGATATACACAAGACAGATTGCAGCAAGCTAATGAATTTTAATCAAACTTTGCAACAAATCCAGTTCTTGGATAAGATTTTaaattgagttcaaaaaaaCCATCAAAATCATGGAAGAAAAGACAGGATAAACAATGACAAATGTTAGTCTTAAAAAGTTCATTAATCAGCTAATTAAGGGTCAGTGTCACCagttatttcttaaatttatatctTAAAGATTTATGATTCAACTAGTTAAGCTTAAGAGTATAATTACGCTGAGTCTGAATATTACCAAGTTTAATCTTGACCTGAAATTTGGAGATCGATATTCGGTTCGAGCTCGACTGaatatctatttttaagttCAAACTCAACTCAAGATATAATTAAACTACTCGAGTTCAGACTCAATTAAGctcatttatcaatttttgtacTCGAACTTTGAGTACGACCCGAAATTCGAAGCTCGATACTCGGCTCAAGCTCGAtcaaatatctatttttaagtttgagctCAACTCAAAAGATAATTGAACTACACGAGTTCAAACTAAACTTTAGCTCATTTACCAATTTTTGTACTCGAACTTCGAGCTCGACTCAATAATTAAACTTAGAGTTGATGATATAATATTAAGAGCAATAACGTaatttaacattataaaaacatgaaaaactcGATAAGACTCCCGAGCCGTTCGAATCAAGTATTACTAAGCTTAAATTCAGCTTGATCGATAATTGTCGGCTCGATAATTACCGAATCGAGTTTAAAGTTTTTCTGAGTCGAACTCAAATAGCTCATGAACACTATTGTCTCGATTCTCAATCCAATCGATCTGTCTAGttcaaattatataattattaaaaaatactaaaaagttATGAAATTCGGTTCAACCACCAATTTACAAGTCAACCGACGTATTGTTGCGGTCTCATCTAATTTCAAGTAAATGTATAAAGAAACCCCTAAAGTACTAAATGCACTAAGATAACCCTAATTTCTACATGTAACTagattttcttatatataacaccttgatttaaaaaggaaaagaagttgGATTaggcaaagaaataaaatatatatatatatataaattctggGCTAAGTCAAAAAAgtaaatcaaacaaattaaaaattaaattaaaaataaataaataaataaaaaagaatccaTGTGATCAAATCCCACAACACAGTCTACGTCAATGTCGTGGACTAGTGACTAATATTAACGTATGTCCTACGTTTTTATTTCCACACTGTTGTCTGTGTTGACTCAGATTCCACTTTTTAACTGGGCTCGGTCCGAACCAAACTCAGCTCAGCTCAACTCAACTCAACTCAGCCCATTacaagaatatttattttatagtgaATAATTAGCTCACACGTGAATGAGAGCGACGAATTCCACcgacaattaaatatttacagcaaaaaaatattattaatataatatctgAAACATTCCTTGAAAACGATTACTACTTCGGAATTTTTATAATCCCGATTTTTctaggaaatagaaaaaattatatatataattatattttgatattttaatcatattctcaaatttgaaatttaaacgtGGTAGCAAAAGCTGGTAAAATTATGGCTCACTCCCTCTAAAAGCTATAGAGTTGTAGGTTGACACCCTGTTAACCTGCCTTTTTTTTGGATAAGGTAACATAAACctaacaactttttttttaattcggtccctaactttttttattcgtattagtccctgaacttacAACTCTTTCaaagatgtaaaattttgaGACTTTGTATGTTATcaactaaattaatttgaaaaaaaaatagaaattaagttgggaaaatttatcaattttaacaaCTAAACCTTGCTTGTTGTTCGAAAAgttgttttcaagaaaaattatgttaatattttaattggaaTAGGTTTAAATGCAaggattaaatcttaaaattaaagataataaaagcatcaaaaccaaatttaaccaaaagaaaaagttaggGAGGGACCAAAACCTGAGCATCAAACATGTTCATGTACTTGATTCCGTTCCCCGAGTCAACTCGTCCCGCGTTGGGTTGAAACAAGCAGAAGGCAAGCGTTTCGGGTCTGGAGTCACTTTGATAAGCGAAAAACGGGTACGGATTAATGGCAAAAGGGGACCCGTTGTCCTTGTGGAACTGAAGCAAACCTTTCAATGCGGGTTGATAACTCGGGCTAAACAACCCGGAAGATGGCGGGTCGGATTGACCCAACACCGCCATTGAATGAACCGTTGAGACCTTGATCTTTCCACCCAGTGAAGCACCGTTAATGGCGTTTTGCATATTTTGCATTGCGGGTAGCAGTTGGTTTATTAAATTCGGGTCATTTGTAGTCAATACCtgggtaaaataataataattttaacatttatgaACTAATTTGAAATTccctgaatttttttaaaatatttaattaaattccctgaattttttttaaatttttctttaaatccaaaatttttgaaattttttaactaaactcccaaatttttttaaaaaattaaattaaactccaAAATTTAATACCTCGTTCCCAAACCAGTAACAAtattaactgaatttttttttagaaaaaggttTCACTTTTGCTGAAATTTAAGAATGTTtttagaaagttaaaaaaaaattgaaaaagggaGTGTAAAGCGAAGAATGGGTAATTTTTTAGAAAGTGACCTCGTTGCCAACAGTGATGAGGATGATTTTGCTAGCAGGGTAAAAAGGCAACACGTTGGAGTTAATCCACTGAGCTGCTGAGTTTGGATCGGAAGCCAAAGAAGGAATATCTCCATTAGCTGCTCCGATTACGATCCCAATTTCGGTATTAGCCAAAGCTTTGATAATCGCCGGATCCGCTCCGTACAATCTAACTTTCTCAATCGACGTCGATTTTAGAAGCTTCGCGGTGGCTGATGGCGGCGGTAAGTTGTCCGCCACTTGGCCGTAGTTCACTCCAATAAACGGCTCAGCACCtatttacaaacaaaaaaaaaaccgaaaTTATTAATTGGAAATATGGAACTTGAAAGTGAAGTAACTGATAGTGATgcagtttctttttttttttttttgtgtgtgtgtgtagaGATTTCATTTTATTGagaaagggaaagggaaaacGGTATCGTTTTGGAGAGTAAGAAACTTACTTGAGAAGTGAAAGCAGATAAGGAAggagaggaggaagaagaagaaagtagCCATTAAAGAGACAAAGGAAATACagagagagaatgagagtgtgtGTTTGCTTATTTGTTAAGCTGAGTGTCTGTTGCTTGCAAGGGATGAGTTTATATAAGAGCTCATTGTTTTAATAGCCAACGCATTAATTTTCggttaataataattaaataaaaaattttgaacaattattaattttttattataaattttaaatttttatcgattttgaacgaatcaaataataataattaaacatataatttattgatattttataaaattatatatatcaaatatgaactttaaatatcaaattaataaattttatcttgaaaaatatttaagacaCAATAAATTAGGTTAAGAATACGTATTAATCCTAGAATAAGGTAAGTGTTGACATGCATGAGGATTTACTTACGACGTCACATCTAAGaaccatatcatataaatagagAATTAATACTCTTTAGAAATTGACACACTAAAACACTTAACAGTTATAAAGTTTCGAATAAGATTTCATTACCAATTACTATTAGGCTAAGTGCAAACAAATTTGATGCACTTTTCGAGTTTTATCGATAGAGAAAGCagttttatgataaaattttcctcatttagaagtttaatgttatttgattttagatttaatcGAAGTTTAATGCGATTATcgattattaaaaatttctgaataaaaaaatatgattcatTATTAACGTACAGATTTATACACTAATCATGGAtcaaacataacctttttatcTCTGTAATGTGATAAATACTAACGAGTAGATGATTGAAGCGAAATCCACCTCGTCTCTCATAAATGAAAAGACACAAATTCATATTCTGATAAGTGTACTTATTAATTTCAATACTTTTGAAACGATATAAAATGGTCTCATATTCCATAtgataaaatcaaagttttcataaaaaaaatagatgacCAAATCGATCACGCCACCACTTTGACGGTCCAATTATTctatatgattaaatcaaataaatcatgaaaaatttataaaaatataaacaaaaacagTTCAATCAATTTCTTAACTTGATTCATACCAATTTGCAAATAACCCGATTTGATCTCTCTCCAAACTGATAATCGAATCAATTCCGAACCCAACCGATTTAATCCGATTAAAAACCATATGGAAGGGTCAAAGAGGGAGGATATGAGAAATTGTGAAGGAAAGTGGGATTTGGAAATAGTGTATGGTACTATCCCATATGGATGATGTAAGGGTTAAAAAGGTTGTGGAAAACTCAAAAAAGTAgtgtgaattaattttttttaaatctttttgagTGAGAAATTTAACATTTCAACTACCTCGTGCTGGGATGTGGGaccaaattgttaatttttcataaattatattattttcccaaaattttccaCAATTAAATGATGTAGCATATTACTGTATTTCGTAGGGACCCCCTCGggtgttttttctttctttctcttctctttttctactatattaaatttacaattgAGTGTAGGGGCATAAGAGGTGGACCATTTATAGTTAGGGTTAAATTTAGTTTGGATTTTTTTCGATAGCGTCGTGGCAAttatagtgagaatttattaggggttagattgtattttactttttcaatttaaaattggGCAAATTAATCTCCATAGGTTAgattaaagagaaaattgatCATtctgttaataattttattcaaatttactgttaaaaattggtcttaGATGTTAGCATAAGGTACATGCGGTACGCCATGTGTAACTGATTGGTTATTTCGTCAGCTGcatcagtttttaacagtaaaaatggatgaaatttttaacagaaatgaccAGTTTATTCTTTGACCTAATGTATAAGGACTAGTTTACCCATGTTTTGAGTAAAggggacaaaatgcaatttgattCTTAACACGGAAACATTTATGATACTTTTATCAtaacaacttttaaaatgaaatttattaaaactataatttttttaattattagatcaatttaaaattttctcaattacgaatttccttttcattttacCATCAAATAAAAGGGTAATAAAATCCCCTGTATATTCTATTCCAAACCTTccctaattttaattatttagccAAACTTGCAACGACAATGTAATATCTTCTTTCATTTTCTGGTATTGTACAATAAAAGAATTAGTGCTCTCTCACACACATAGTCAGGACGTACCTACACCACTCACCCACACATTATGTCTAAAGGGAGTTGTtcaaataaatacttaatacTTGCTCCTCGGAATACTCAAATCCGGATGAAGTTTATAATTGAACATCTCTTAACCACTAGACCGATCGTGAAATTTCAATATCTTCTTCCATTGATGAAATAGCAATCCcccaacttttcttttttctattaaagGACGAAGTTGGTGTCACTTTCTGTGACCTGGCTTTTGTTTTATTGGAACCAAACGTATGTATAAAGGCATAGAAGAAGATGGGGTAAGTTAAATCCAGTGTGCTAGATTTGAGCCACCAACCCAAGGATTGGGTTGCCATTCCAGGCACCTTAGCTCAAGCTTTAACCCCacgtttaaaatgaaaaaaaagttatctCTTCTTATTTATCTAAATTCTTAATAACCTCGTGTGTTGACTTGATGGTTAGAATGTTTATCGCTTCAAGTGAAATTTAAGTTCGAATCGCACTAATCACGTTGATGTTTGGGCTTTACCCTCctttataattcaaaaaaaaaaacatgtccttaataataacaataaaaaggttaaattgcGAAAGAAAGAGCTCTTGGTATGGCGAAACGTCAATTCCCGGCCCATtcacttttatttcaaatttcaaataaggtCATTGATATTGCAATAATTAACGAGACGTGGATTAGAGATATTTAattgtgtgtgtttttttttcgatttaagAGTTAGAGGTAATAGGTAGAAGCaagaattgtataaaaaattccaaatagggttactatatatttttagtCTTTGAACTTGGTAATTAGgtctattttgatatttatatattttttattttgtttctgtaCATAAACTTGGCAATTAAgtctaatttgatttttaaacttgatttgATGATGTGACACCCAAAGTATCACTTAGTAACGAGGTTCATTTTAGCCATTGAAACTTGAATTCCATCAAGATTTAATGATCTGGCACACAAAGTGTTATGTCATCAAACATTTACATTTACCGAGTTCAAGGACAAAAAATTCGATACCCTTTTCAAGTTTGCTGATAGAGAAAGCAACTATAGGAGAGCTTCTCCCCATTTAGAGGTCTAATACGGCTTGACTTTGGATACAGTTGAGATCAGATTTGACTatcaaatattgattttttttaaaacaataaaaaagcaTATGATTCTTTATAAATACTAGACTATAGTGCACTCACAATGTGCgcgaaaaaaaatataaataaaatatttataacaattttatatcAAAACTAAATGAATCTTTAGTTGAATTGATATTAAGTTAAATGGTTAAAACTTGTGTGTTTCGAGTTCAAATctcatcttaatattattttattaaaaacataaaaaatattttagtaatttttcaaCTAAATTGGCGCTCGATTAATGCATTACGCCAACTCAACCAAGAATTTAATATCAATCATGTATCAAATTAAACTTTTCTCTATATTTATAATGTAATAAATCGATCAACAAGTAGTCAGCTGAAATGATATCCACTTCgcctataaatataaaacacgAGTTTGAGTCAacgtatttatttaaaaagaaacacTTTCTAGACAATAAACAGTAGTGTCAAAgctaatatgataaaatattacaaacatTTGGAAGGTTGAAAGAGAGTGAGGATTGAATAAATGGTAGAGGAAAGTGGGTCTTGGTAAACTCATAAAAGTAGTGTGAGTTATTTTTAAACTGTTTATTTTGGTccacatatttttttattgatattgatatcgATCTGTTTTGATGCATTATTTCggatttattgtaatttttaaaaatatttttatatatgtatataaaaatatttgtaaatatcaAGTCTCAAATATAAAGTAGTTTTCAGTCGgataaaatattctttaataaaatttacaaatacaattcatcgttaaataaactcaaaataaacaagtaaaaattttatttcataaattaaacaagaagataatCCCATATTATGCagataataatttataaataataaaaaatattttagcagGGCAGTGCTAGAGGGGCTAGTAGGGGCCCCAAACCCCTTAAAGtgaataattttacttttgaccttttaaattttacaagattttaattcaataaatgataaaattacgcATTGGCCTTCCAAAAATTATCaagatataagttattaaaattgtgaaatttcattttagctatcataaaaatataaaacctaaTTTTGGTCccctcaaataattttttttttggtttcacccctatattttaaaatcattttttattccaGTTGGTACACCATATTTCGGTCGATATGGATGAAATTAATCGGTATGCATCAACATAGTTGATATCGACCTAAATTTGCATtggaatgaaatttaaaattattattgaaataaatttgactaccgcataataaattttttagccctccaactttataaaaGAACTCATTTTAGCCCTTCATCTACTATTGAATTTACATTCTTTTGTCAAGTCACCTCAGAATAGGTGaaaaagttaacaaacgttaaTTTTGCTGATGTGGACATACACATGGACTGCCACATAAacaattaattgttttataatatttttcaattttttaaaaaattataatatatattttgtttttacaacattttaaataattttaataactttttttctaaatttttaaaataattaattgttgatgtgaTAGTTTACGTATATGTTCATAttaacaaagttaatatttttaaattttcatctattttgagatattttaaca of Gossypium raimondii isolate GPD5lz chromosome 3, ASM2569854v1, whole genome shotgun sequence contains these proteins:
- the LOC105795297 gene encoding glucan endo-1,3-beta-glucosidase 7; translation: MATFFFFLLSFLICFHFSSAEPFIGVNYGQVADNLPPPSATAKLLKSTSIEKVRLYGADPAIIKALANTEIGIVIGAANGDIPSLASDPNSAAQWINSNVLPFYPASKIILITVGNEVLTTNDPNLINQLLPAMQNMQNAINGASLGGKIKVSTVHSMAVLGQSDPPSSGLFSPSYQPALKGLLQFHKDNGSPFAINPYPFFAYQSDSRPETLAFCLFQPNAGRVDSGNGIKYMNMFDAQVDSVHSALSAMGFKDVEIMVAETGWPYSGDSNEVGPSIENAKAYNGNLIAHLKSMVGTPLMPGKSVDTYLFALYDEDLKPGPGSERAFGLYKSDLSMTYDVGISKSSQTPPTPKTPVTPQPKPTATGWCVPKAGISDAQLQSSLDYACGQGIDCSPIQPGGACFEPNTVASHAAYAMNLYYQNSAKNPWNCDFSQTATLTSQNPTYNNCIYPGGST